In one window of Zingiber officinale cultivar Zhangliang chromosome 11A, Zo_v1.1, whole genome shotgun sequence DNA:
- the LOC122032563 gene encoding pectinesterase-like produces MSAFQDFSYLSERRRAEREQRRKRITAGSILAVTVLAVCAVAAVAYNPKSTSTSTSTANSTPSSSSKSDSGSPNKEFHTTSAIQVLCSPTDYRATCESTLKGATNSTSTPKDLVLAAVSVIVKEVDVAFKKSDTIGTADPEVKSAVELCQKLHKYAVGELASTLGTIDSQHLNGLPKKVHELKNWLSATATYQETCIDGFPDGDQKQKMKTALNKAKQLTSNALAIVGSLSSFLSVINLGCGKGGRRLLSEAPIENQEVDVGTDGRLPDWVDDDRRRFLLGRATKELTPNVTVAKDGSGDFKTISEALAKMPTTISGRYVIYVKEGVYEEQAVVDTNMINVTMYGDGSRKTVITGSKNFDDGTKTFETATFAAIGDGFAAIAIGFQNTAGAIKHQAVALRVQSDRAIFLNCRMEAYQDTLYAHTHRQFYRGCLILGTVDFIFGNAAAVFQNCILTVRRPLDNQQNIVLAQGRTDSHQATGFVIHNCRFTAEPDLAAVASKIPSYIGRPWKEYSHTVVMESEIGDFISPEGYMPWDGDFALKTLSYAEYGNKGAGADTSKRVKWSGFKVIGRNDAITYTPTTFIQGDDWIPKTGTPVRLGLFD; encoded by the exons ATGTCCGCCTTCCAAGATTTCAGCTACCTCTCCGAGCGCCGCCGCGCAGAACGCGAGCAGCGCCGTAAACGCATCACCGCTGGTAGCATCTTGGCAGTCACTGTCCTTGCTGTTTGTGCAGTCGCTGCCGTTGCCTACAACCCCaagtccacctccacctccaccagcACCGCCAACTCTACTCCTTCCTCCTCGTCCAAATCCGACTCTGGATCTCCCAACAAAGAGTTCCATACCACCAGCGCCATCCAAGTCCTTTGTTCTCCCACCGACTACCGCGCCACCTGCGAATCCACCCTGAAAGGCGCAACCAACTCCACCTCTACCCCCAAGGACCTCGTCCTCGCCGCCGTCTCGGTCATCGTGAAAGAAGTCGATGTGGCCTTCAAGAAGTCTGACACGATTGGCACGGCGGATCCTGAGGTGAAGAGCGCCGTAGAGCTCTGCCAGAAGTTGCACAAGTACGCCGTGGGTGAGCTAGCGAGCACCTTGGGTACCATCGATTCACAACACCTGAACGGCCTCCCAAAGAAAGTGCACGAGCTCAAAAACTGGCTCAGCGCCACCGCGACGTACCAGGAGACGTGCATCGATGGGTTTCCTGACGGCGACCAGAAGCAAAAGATGAAGACTGCTCTGAACAAGGCCAAGCAGCTCACCAGCAACGCCCTGGCCATCGTCGGCAGCTTGTCCTCCTTCCTTTCGGTTATCAACCTCGGCTGTGGCAAAGGTGGCCGACGGCTTCTATCTGAGGCTCcaatagaaaatcaagaggtcgaCGTTGGGACTGACGGCAGGCTTCCCGACTGGGTCGACGATGACCGCCGAAGGTTTCTCCTAGGCCGCGCAACCAAGGAGTTGACGCCCAATGTGACAGTGGCTAAGGATGGCAGCGGAGACTTCAAGACCATATCAGAGGCACTGGCTAAAATGCCAACCACCATTAGCGGAAG GTATGTGATCTACGTGAAGGAAGGAGTGTACGAGGAGCAGGCTGTGGTGGATACGAACATGATCAATGTTACCATGTATGGTGATGGCTCGAGGAAGACAGTTATTACCGGAAGCAAGAACTTCGACGACGGCACCAAGACCTTCGAAACAGCAACCTTCG CTGCGATCGGCGATGGGTTCGCGGCGATAGCGATTGGGTTCCAGAACACTGCCGGAGCGATCAAGCACCAGGCGGTGGCGCTGCGCGTGCAGTCGGACCGCGCCATTTTCCTCAATTGCCGCATGGAGGCATACCAGGACACGCTCTATGCCCACACTCACCGGCAGTTCTATCGAGGTTGCCTCATCCTCGGCACCGTCGATTTCATCTTCGGCAACGCAGCCGCCGTGTTCCAGAACTGCATACTCACCGTGCGCCGCCCCCTGGACAACCAGCAGAACATTGTGCTGGCGCAGGGCCGCACTGACAGCCACCAGGCCACCGGCTTCGTGATCCACAATTGTCGCTTCACTGCTGAACCAGATCTCGCCGCTGTCGCCAGCAAGATTCCGAGCTACATCGGACGTCCCTGGAAGGAATACTCCCACACCGTGGTGATGGAGTCGGAGATCGGAGATTTCATCAGCCCCGAAGGGTACATGCCCTGGGATGGGGACTTCGCGCTGAAGACGCTGTCGTACGCGGAGTACGGCAACAAGGGCGCCGGCGCCGACACTTCCAAACGCGTCAAATGGTCGGGATTCAAGGTGATCGGCCGGAATGATGCGATCACCTACACCCCCACGACCTTCATCCAGGGAGACGATTGGATCCCCAAGACGGGCACTCCGGTGCGCTTGGGGCTCTTTGATTGA